The DNA window GCTGAACCCGCACGTCGACTAGCGCGACGTTCATGCCCGGCGCGCCGCACCGGCGGGCCGGATCGGAAGGACGAACATGGCGACGGAAATCCGCGTGCCCGAAGTGTCGGACGGCGTGACCGAGGGAACGGTCATCTCCGTCAACGTCAAGGCGGGGGACAAGGTCGAGGCCGACCAGACCCTGCTGGAGATGGAGACGGACAAGGCCGTCGTGGCGATCCCCTCGCCCTTCGACGGCGTCATCACCGAGGTGAAGGTGGCCGAGGGCGACACCGTGCCCATCGGCGCCGTGATCGCCCTGGGCGAGCCTGGCGGCGGCGCCGCGGCCGCGGCCCC is part of the bacterium genome and encodes:
- a CDS encoding PASTA domain-containing protein — encoded protein: MATEIRVPEVSDGVTEGTVISVNVKAGDKVEADQTLLEMETDKAVVAIPSPFDGVITEVKVAEGDTVPIGAVIALGEPGGGAAAAAP